In the Syntrophus aciditrophicus SB genome, CATACCGCCGCTGACCTTCAGCATAGATCGTGTCGAAGGCCAGCGAGGATTTTCCGGAACCGCTGACCCCGGTGATAACAACCAGCAGGTTCCGGGGAATGTCGAGACTGACGTTTTTCAGGTTATGCTGTGAAGCACCCTTGATACGGATAAAACCGGACATGAACGATAAGCCCTTCAGGCGTACAGGAATCCCGGAAAGAATTACAATTTGATCTCCACGAGCGATTTTGCCCTTAATTCGCTGATCCAGGAGTCGAATTTCTTCTCTATCTTTCCGTCTTCAAGGCGGGACTTGATTTCCGCCCGCACCTCTTCGATCGGCTTGAGGCCTGGGCCCCGACGGTCGATCACCTTGATGATGTGAAATCCCACGGGGGATTCGATGAGGTCGCTGATCTTATCCCTGTCCAGACTGAAGGCCGCTTTTTCCACCTCGGGCAGCATGGCGCCCTTTTCCACAAAGCCCACATTTCCGCCGTCAGATGCCGCCGGTCCCTGGGAAAAACGGGCTGCCAGCGAGTCAAAGGATTCGCCCATCCTGAGACGCTTCAGAATTTCCATCGCATCCGCCTGCAGCTTCGCTTTGGCATTTTCATCCATGTTTCCGGGGAAGAGCAGCAGGATATGCTTTAATTTCACCGCGTCCTTCCCTTCGTATTCTTCGCGGTGGAGGCGATAGTATTCTCCGATCTCCTCGTCGTTCACCGTAACCTTGGAGCGCACTTCCCTCCGCAGGAGACGCGTCCGGACCATGGAATCCCGCATTTCTTTTTTATAGTCCTCAAAATTGGTTCCTTCGCGGGCCAGGGACTGCTGGAAGGCGTCCATTGTCGTCTTTCTCCGGGCCAGGTTATCCCGGATGGAGGCCATGACCTCTTCGTCCGAGACGGCAATGGCCGATTTCTTCGCTTCCTGTTCGATCAGCAGGTTGTCGATCATCCGGTTAAGCAGGGTGAGTCGAGTTTCCGACATGATCCGGTCCTTGTCCGTTCCCTTGTAGCTGTCATCGATCTTTTTCCGGTAGGGCTCGAAAGCGGTATTCAGTTCATGAAGGGTGATGATCTCGTCATTGACGAAAGCGACGATGCGGTCGACGATTTCCGCCCGTGCCTGAAGAGTGGCCATCAGGACGGACAGCAGTAAAAAAGTGAAAATCTGTAATTTTTTCAAGGAAAACCTCCCTTTTGTGCATTTAGGAATTTGCTTCGCCGGCTTTCGGAAAAAACCGATGTAAAGCAGGTTGGAAATTTCAGGTGGCCACTCTATCAGAATATGGCGACCGCTTCAATCGTTAGATCATCCCTGCATGCGGTAAGAACTTTCCGGCTTGAATTACGTTTTCGCTGAAATAATGCCGGCCGGAGCGGCCTGTTCTTCTCATCGCTGCCAGAGGATGTGGGCGGCTTCGAGAGGAATCATGCTCCCGGCGAGGTGCGGTATCACGCGCGCCGTATAGTCGGCGGCCGTCCTTGCTGCGCTCGCCCGGGCGAAGTAGACGTAGCCGTTTTCCGCGCCTACCAGTTTCGGGCCGCATGTCATTTCAAGACGCACGGGATCGCCGTCGACGGTTCGTTCCGCATACAGCTCGACACGCACATCATCCGGGCTGAGGCCGTTCAGATAAACCTGAACCTCAAACAGATGCTCGCTCTCGTCTGTCGTAACCGCCACTTCGCCGAAGCGAAGATTCTTCCATTTCCTTGTCACGTCGCGCAGCCCGTTCACCAGTTCAACGGCCGGCGCGCCCCTGTCGGCGGCGCGTTCCCGGAAGGCAGCGGCAGCGGGGATATAGTATTGTTCCGTGTACTGACGCACTGTCCGGTTGCTGGAAAAGTACGCCGTCAAGCGTGCCATGCTCTCGCGAATACGCGCCATCCAGGCGGTCGGTATGCCCCTGGAATCCCGGCAGTAAAACTCAGGGATCACTTCCTGTTCCAGGATCGTGTACAGCGCTTCGGCTTCGGCGGCATCCCAGGCCGGGTCGCTGTCGTGTTCGCGGCCGTCGCCCAGCGCCCATCCCGCTTCGGGCGTATAGGCTTCAGCCCACCATCCGTCCAGCTCCGACAGGTTCAGCCCTCCGTTTGAAAGCACCTTCATGCCGCTCGTCCCGCATGCCTCCCAGGGACGCCGTGGGCTGTTGATCCAGACATCCACTCCCTGGACCAGGCTTTCCGTCAGCAGCATGTCGTAATCGCTCAGAAAAACGACGTGTCCCCCGGCTTCCGGGCGTCGGATGAAATGCATCCATTCCTGGATCATGGCCTTTCCCGCCTCGTCCTCCGGATGGGCCTTGCCTGCAACGATAAGCTGCACCGGGCGTTCCGCAACGGTGAGGATGCGCAGCAGCCTTTCCGGGTCATGCAACAGCAGATTCGGCCTCTTGTAGGTTGTAAAACGGCGCGCAAACCCCAGTGTCAAGGCGTTCGCATCAAAGATGTGCCGCGCATTCCCGATTTCCCCGGCGGTTGCGCCTGAGGCGGCCAGCTGCCTGGAAAGCCGCCTGCGAACGAAATCGACAAGAGATTTGCGGTTATCGGCGCGGAGCTGCCAGAGTTTATCCTCCGGCACGGATCGTATCTTTTCCTCCAGGTGCTCCGTTATCCCCAGCCAGCGCTCCTTGCCGCAGAACTCGGTCCAGAGGCCATCGGCCTCTGCAGAATCCCAGCTCGGCATGTGAACGCCGTTGGTCACATGACCCACCGGCACTTCGACTTCCGGCCAGCGTGGGAAGAGAGACTGAAAGATGCGCCGGCTCACTTTCCCGTGCAGACGACTCACTCCATTGATCGCGCCGCTTCCGCGTATGGCCAGGTATGCCATGTTGAAATCTTCGGCGGGATCGTCCGGATCGAGACGGCCCAGGGCCAGAAGATCCCGCAGGGGGATTCCCAGATGGTTCCGTGCGTAATCCCCCAGGTAATGTTCGATGATCCGGGGATTGAAATGATCGAATCCGTCGGCTACCGGCGTGTGGGTCGTGAAGAGATTGCCCGCCCTTGTAACGGCCAGCGCCGTTTCAAAAGGTTGCCCTGTCTCTTCCATGAAGATGCGCGCCCTTTCCAGGACCGCAAAGGCTGCGTGCCCTTCGTTCAGTTGGCAGACATCGGGCTTGATACCGAGTGCTTCGAGCAGTCGCCAGCCACCCATCCCGAGGACGATTTCCTGTCTCAGGCGCTGCTCCGGCCCCCCGCCGTAAAGCTCGCCGGCAACACCCCGATAGGCGGGAAAATTCGCCGCGTCATTGGTGTCCAGCAGATAAAGGGTCACTCTTCCCACCTGAACCTGCCAGGCTCGCAGCCAGAGCGGATAACCGGGAAACATGATCTCCAGCCGCAGCCATTCGCCGTTCGGCTCACGCACCGGCATGACCGGCAGTTGCCCGGGGTCGTTGTAAGGGAAGAGGGCCTGCTGCTCGCCGTGCATGTCGATCACCTGACGGAAATACCCCTGCTGATAGAGCAGTCCCACACCGATAACCGGCACGCCCAGGTCGCTGGCCGCTTTGAGCTGGTCGCCGGCTACATTTCCCAACCCGCCGGAATAAATGGGAAGCGCTTCACTCAACATGAATTCCATGCTGAAATACGCGACGGAAGTCAGGGCGTCCAGGGGATACTGTTGCTGAAACCAGGCTGGGGCCTCCGCCTCATGGCGCCTGGCGGCAGCCAGGTCGTCGACCTTTCTGCGAAAGACCGGATCGTCCAGCGTCCGCTGGAGCTGCTCCCGTGAGACGGTTTGCAGAACGACCCAGGGATTGTGGGTGAGATCCCAGAGATCTGGATCGAGTTGGTTCCAGATTTCATCGGCGGCATGATTCCAGGACCAGCGCATGTCCAGCGCCAGCTCCGCCAGCGCATCGAACCCTTCGATCCCGGTCGGAAAGAAAGCATGTATGGGACTTCCTGCTCTTTTGATTCTGTCCATTTTTCCCTCTCTCTGTCTGTTCAGGAAACCTTTTCGGCATCAGGGGGATGCCGCTGCTTTACTTCACTGCATAACGGCGGAAGAACCACTGCTTCATCCCTTCCACCACGATCAGGTAGGCCAGAAGAATGGCCGTCAGGAAAAGGAAGAAGAACGCCGGCGGAGTTACAAACCCGAGACGCGCGCCGGCAGGGGTGAACGGCAGCAGGATGGCCGCCGCCGCCACGGTCAGGGAACAGGCGATCAGCCAGGGGTTGGGGCGGCTTTTAAATGGATTTCTGCGGGTGCGGATCACAAAGATGACCAGCAACTGCGTCGCCATGGATTCCATAAACCATCCTGTATGGAAAAGCGCCTCCCCCGCATGGAAGACCGCCAGCATGACATAGAAAGTGAGAAAATCGAAGATTGAGCTGATGGGGCCGATAATCAGCATGAAGTTGCGGATGAAGTTCATATCCCAGTTCTTTGGATGGTTCAGGTAATCGTCATCCACGCGATCCAGCGGAATCGGGAGTTCGGAGACGTCGTAAAGAAGGTTGTTGAGAAGGATCTGCACCGGGAGCATGGGAAGAAAGGGCAGAAAAAGTGATCCCCCGGCCATGCTGAACATGTTGCCGAAATTGGAACTGGTGCCCATCATGATATATTTCATGATATTGCCGAAGGTGCGCCGTCCTTCCAGAACTCCGGCATGGAGGATGCCCAGATCCTGCTTCATCAGAATCATGTCTGCTGCTGACTTAGCCACGTCCACGGCACTGTCCACGGATATGCCGACATCGGCCGAATGAAGGGGCGGGGCGTCATTGATGCCGTCGCCAAGATAGCCTACGACATGGCCCCGCCGTTTAAGGGCGAGGATCACCCTGTTTTTCTGAGCGGGAGTCATCCGGCAGAAGATGTTTACTTCATCCACTCGCGCCATGAGTGCCTGATCGTCGAGATGCTGGATTTCCGTTCCGGTAAGCGCCCCTGTCACGTGAAGGCCGAGTTGTGCGCAGACATGCCGGGTCACGGGTTCATTGTCGCCCGTGACAACCTTGACGGCAACCCTGTCGGCGGCAAGTCCTGCCAGAGCCGTTCTTGCACTTTCCTTCGGCGGGTCGAGAAATGCCGCATATCCCGCGAACAGGAGTTCCGTTTCATCGCTTACCGCGGCATGCATGTGGTCCATTCCCACCTGCCGTGAGGCGATTCCCAGCACTCGGAACCCCTCTTTGCTGAGTTCTTCATATTGCCCGTTGATCCGTTCACGAGACACTTCATCGAGGGGATGGGGACCGGCTTCTCCATCCGCTTCATAATTGACGGAAAGGCTCAGGATGTCTTCGGGAGCCCCCTTGACGACGATCAGCCTTGTCGAGCCATTATCAAGGAGCACGGAAACACGGCGCCGCTCGAAGTCGAACGGCACTTCATCGATCTTGCGCCAGCCGCTCGCGTCGATCTCCCTGTGCTCCAGGATGGCGTCATCCAGAGGGCTCTTCAATCCGGTTTCAAAGAAGCTGTTCAGGTAGGCCAGTTCCAGAACACGTGCACTCTCGCGGCCGAGGGGATCCACGTGACGCTCAAGATGGATGCGGGCCTCCGTCAGGGTGCCGGTTTTGTCGGTGCAGAAGACATCCATGCTTCCGAGATTCTGTATTGCCGCCAGCCGCTTGACGATCACTTTATTGGCCGCCATGCGCAGCGCGCCTCGCGACAGCGTCACGGAAACGACCATGGGGAGAAGTTCCGGGGTCAGTCCCACGGCCAGAGCCACGGCAAAGAGAAACGATTCGAGCCAGGGGCGGTGAAAGAAGGCATTGACCAGAAGGACAAACAGAACCAGTAAGATGGTCATCCGCATAATGAGGAGGCCGAAATGGCGGATTCCCTGCTCGAAGGCGGTGGGAGGAGCCTCGGCAAGAAGGGTGTCGGAGATTCCGCCGAGTTCCGTATCCCGTCCTGTGCGGCAAACCATGACTTTTGCCGATCCGCTGATCACCGATGTTCCGGAGAGAACGGAATTTCCGGCTGCGAGGATATCGGTCT is a window encoding:
- a CDS encoding peptidylprolyl isomerase, translating into MKKLQIFTFLLLSVLMATLQARAEIVDRIVAFVNDEIITLHELNTAFEPYRKKIDDSYKGTDKDRIMSETRLTLLNRMIDNLLIEQEAKKSAIAVSDEEVMASIRDNLARRKTTMDAFQQSLAREGTNFEDYKKEMRDSMVRTRLLRREVRSKVTVNDEEIGEYYRLHREEYEGKDAVKLKHILLLFPGNMDENAKAKLQADAMEILKRLRMGESFDSLAARFSQGPAASDGGNVGFVEKGAMLPEVEKAAFSLDRDKISDLIESPVGFHIIKVIDRRGPGLKPIEEVRAEIKSRLEDGKIEKKFDSWISELRAKSLVEIKL
- the glgP gene encoding alpha-glucan family phosphorylase — translated: MDRIKRAGSPIHAFFPTGIEGFDALAELALDMRWSWNHAADEIWNQLDPDLWDLTHNPWVVLQTVSREQLQRTLDDPVFRRKVDDLAAARRHEAEAPAWFQQQYPLDALTSVAYFSMEFMLSEALPIYSGGLGNVAGDQLKAASDLGVPVIGVGLLYQQGYFRQVIDMHGEQQALFPYNDPGQLPVMPVREPNGEWLRLEIMFPGYPLWLRAWQVQVGRVTLYLLDTNDAANFPAYRGVAGELYGGGPEQRLRQEIVLGMGGWRLLEALGIKPDVCQLNEGHAAFAVLERARIFMEETGQPFETALAVTRAGNLFTTHTPVADGFDHFNPRIIEHYLGDYARNHLGIPLRDLLALGRLDPDDPAEDFNMAYLAIRGSGAINGVSRLHGKVSRRIFQSLFPRWPEVEVPVGHVTNGVHMPSWDSAEADGLWTEFCGKERWLGITEHLEEKIRSVPEDKLWQLRADNRKSLVDFVRRRLSRQLAASGATAGEIGNARHIFDANALTLGFARRFTTYKRPNLLLHDPERLLRILTVAERPVQLIVAGKAHPEDEAGKAMIQEWMHFIRRPEAGGHVVFLSDYDMLLTESLVQGVDVWINSPRRPWEACGTSGMKVLSNGGLNLSELDGWWAEAYTPEAGWALGDGREHDSDPAWDAAEAEALYTILEQEVIPEFYCRDSRGIPTAWMARIRESMARLTAYFSSNRTVRQYTEQYYIPAAAAFRERAADRGAPAVELVNGLRDVTRKWKNLRFGEVAVTTDESEHLFEVQVYLNGLSPDDVRVELYAERTVDGDPVRLEMTCGPKLVGAENGYVYFARASAARTAADYTARVIPHLAGSMIPLEAAHILWQR
- the mgtA gene encoding magnesium-translocating P-type ATPase — its product is MPLSTVNIESASRFWQLPMATLLDQLGSSHQGLSHAEASARLAGFGPNLIHGERKRALFFQFLAKFRNPLVIILLVASAVSAFTGDAASFFIIGAIVLISVTLDFVQEYRAGEAAERLRRSVAVRGKVLREGKPIDIPTAEMVPGDVVLLAAGDLVPCDGRVLEARDFFVNQALLTGEPFPVEKAPSEIPGETDILAAGNSVLSGTSVISGSAKVMVCRTGRDTELGGISDTLLAEAPPTAFEQGIRHFGLLIMRMTILLVLFVLLVNAFFHRPWLESFLFAVALAVGLTPELLPMVVSVTLSRGALRMAANKVIVKRLAAIQNLGSMDVFCTDKTGTLTEARIHLERHVDPLGRESARVLELAYLNSFFETGLKSPLDDAILEHREIDASGWRKIDEVPFDFERRRVSVLLDNGSTRLIVVKGAPEDILSLSVNYEADGEAGPHPLDEVSRERINGQYEELSKEGFRVLGIASRQVGMDHMHAAVSDETELLFAGYAAFLDPPKESARTALAGLAADRVAVKVVTGDNEPVTRHVCAQLGLHVTGALTGTEIQHLDDQALMARVDEVNIFCRMTPAQKNRVILALKRRGHVVGYLGDGINDAPPLHSADVGISVDSAVDVAKSAADMILMKQDLGILHAGVLEGRRTFGNIMKYIMMGTSSNFGNMFSMAGGSLFLPFLPMLPVQILLNNLLYDVSELPIPLDRVDDDYLNHPKNWDMNFIRNFMLIIGPISSIFDFLTFYVMLAVFHAGEALFHTGWFMESMATQLLVIFVIRTRRNPFKSRPNPWLIACSLTVAAAAILLPFTPAGARLGFVTPPAFFFLFLTAILLAYLIVVEGMKQWFFRRYAVK